From the Toxotes jaculatrix isolate fToxJac2 chromosome 15, fToxJac2.pri, whole genome shotgun sequence genome, one window contains:
- the si:dkeyp-122a9.2 gene encoding uncharacterized protein si:dkeyp-122a9.2: MLLNATCSNEIFRGDEKDNKSAGSASEQSVSIVLSAIMPLVSRDFGQKVFEKITTAVSTFLLIGLFSILQYIFDMEFGCSCRPGLHLNGVLYLVAPPLILTFVVNLTEPFHRKKTFSSQRLFYCNRYNNCCTNVCKLLVKYISIGVVWVATVLFDGDWYFCLRTNFNVSQTGIPCKKNLTYEEELIKKAYKTDSLDFGFYVICGFLCLWSLIEMRRV, encoded by the exons ATGTTGCTGAATGCCACCTGTTCGAACGAGATCTTCCGAGGGGACGAAAAAGACAACAAGTCAGCCGGGTCAGCTTCGGAACAGAGTGTCTCCATCGTCCTCTCAGCCATCATGCCTCTCGTCAGTCGTGATTTTGGTCAGAAAGTTTTTGAGAAAATAACAACTGCTGTGAGTACGTTCCTGCTGATCGGCCTCTTCTCCATTCTGCAGTACATATTTGACATGGAATTTGGGTGCTCGTGCCGACCTGGTCTACATCTGAATGGTGTACTGTACCTGGTGGCCCCCCCTTTGATCCTCACCTTCGTTGTCAACCTCACGGAGCCTTTCCACAGGAAGAAGACTTTTTCCAGCCAACGTCTTTTTTACTGCAATCGCTACAATAACTGCTGCACCAATGTTTGTAAGTTGTTGGTCAAGTATATCAGTATTGGTGTTGTGTGGGTGGCCACTGTTCTGTTTGATGGAGACTGGTACTTCTGTCTGAGGACAAACTTCAACGTCTCTCAGACGGGAATTCCTTGCAAGAAAAATCTGACCTACGAGGAGGAGCTCATCAAAAAGGCTTACAAGACCGACTCACTT gaCTTTGGCTTTTACGTCATCTGTGGGTTTTTATGTCTTTGGAGCTTAATTGAAATGAGAAGAGTCTAA
- the vtcn1 gene encoding V-set domain-containing T-cell activation inhibitor 1 gives MASLGQIIFYSMITLIVLFSAIIILILALAFSNSSSEVLSSNTVPIANLGEDKLLSCSLRLQSEQTRVSQLSVTWEKEGLEGLVYQYKDGVPDLGDQNSQFRGRTQLFPDALVTGNASLLMRNVRSSDEGEYTCSISSSDGGGTVNIRLRTAAFSAPAFTFSNGVLTAKASRWLPKPHVTWLNYDGDVLQGSTNFSQSSGGIYSVVSALQQANISSSYTCKIENDLVMSISQATVTESAVLEKTYFNYSTASSLLTSGYLSIMTSVLCIYYQT, from the exons ATGGCTTCCCTGGGGCAGATCATCTTCTACAG CATGATTACCCTCATCGTCTTATTCTCagccatcatcatcctcatcttgGCCTTGGCCTTCTCAA ATTCCTCCTCTGAGGTGCTGAGCAGCAACACGGTGCCCATCGCCAACCTCGGCGAGGATAagctcctcagctgctctcttcGCTTGCAAAGCGAACAAACCAGAGTCAGccagctgtcagtcacctgGGAGAAGGAGGGCCTGGAGGGACTCGTTTACCAGTACAAGGACGGAGTTCCGGATCTCGGGGACCAGAACTCGCAGTTCAGAGGGAGAACTCAGCTCTTCCCTGATGCTTTAGTGACGGGGAACGCCTCTCTGCTGATGAGGAATGTGAGAAGCAGTGATGAGGGGGAGTACACCTGCAGCATCAGCTCATCTGATGGTGGAGGGACGGTCAACATTCGTCTCAGAACAGCAG cCTTTTCAGCCCCAGCATTTACATTCTCAAATGGTGTCCTGACTGCCAAGGCAAGCAGGTGGCTCCCCAAGCCACATGTGACATGGCTGAACTATGACGGAGACGTCCTGCAGGGAAGCACAAACTTCTCACAAAGCTCTGGAGGCATATACAGTGTTGTTAGCGCCCTGCAGCAGgccaacatcagcagcagctacacCTGCAAGATTGAAAATGACTTGGTGATGTCGATCTCTCAGGCGACTGTGACAG AGTCTGCAGTACTGGAGAAGACATACTTCAACTACAGCACTGCTTCATCCCTGCTGACGTCAGGTTACCTGAGCATCATGACCAGTGTCCTCTGCATCTATTATCAGACCTaa